The sequence TTTCACGCTGGTTTTTAATGATGCAGGGGGAGGTGATCTAATCTTTGATTTTTTCAGCGATCATCTAGGCTCCCCTTGGGCGTTTATTTGGGTGGCGATGGGGGTGGTCTTTCTGCTTGGATTCTTTATCGATTTTATTGAAATCTGTTTTGTGGTTGTGCCGCTGTTTGTCCCTCTGGTGGGGCATTTTGGAATCGATCCTATTTGGTTTGCGATGCTTTTGGCGATCAATTTACAAACCTCTTTTCTCACGCCTCCTTTTGGCTTTGCCCTCTTCTATCTCAAAGGAGCAGTGGGGGATAAGCTTAAGACCTCTGCTATCTATCAAGGAGCGGTACCCTTTATTTTGCTGCAGCTCCTTTTGCTTGGAATCGTGGTCGCTTTTCCAGCGGTGATCGTCTATTAAATTTATCAATTAAGGAGTGAAGATGAAAAGAAGAGAGTTTATCCAAAAAGCAGCCCTGGCCACAGCGGCGATTCCTGCGGTAGCCAGCGCCTCTAGCGGTAAAAAAATCCGTCTTAAGATGGCCACTAGCTGGCCTGCAAGTATGCCGATTCTCCAAAGCACGGCGGACTATTTTGCCAAGCGCGTGGGAGAGATGAGTGGGGGAGCGATGGAGATCAAAATCTATCACGCAGGCTCCCTTGTGCCTCCCTTGGGGGTCTTTGATGCAGTGAGCGCAGGACAGATCGACCTCTATCACTCCGCCACCTACTATTGGAGTGGAAAGAATAGCGCCTTTTCTGTTTTTGCGGGGACGCCTTTTGGTATGGTGGATAATGAGATGCTGGCTTGGATGCGCTTTGGTGGAGGTTTGGAACTCTGGAGAGAGCTAGGAGCCAAATACAATGTCTATCCTCTTTTGGGAGGCAACACGGGAATTCAGATGGGTGGATGGTTCAAAAAGCCTGTCGAAAAGCTGGCCGACCTCAAGGGGCTTAAGATGAGAATCCCTGGTCTTGGTGCGCAAATCCTTTCTAAACTTGGGGTGAATACGGTCATGATGGCAGGAGGAGAGATCTATTTGGCTTTAGAGCGAAATGTCATTGATGCGAGCGAATGGGTCGCTCCAGCGCTTGATCTTAGCGTTGGATTCCATAAAGTGGCCAAATACTACTACACCGCATGGCATGAGCCAGCCAGCACGGCGGAGTTTGTTTTTAACACTAAATCATGGGCAGGGTTGCCCCCAGAATATCAAGCCATCATCGAGGTGGCCTCACAAGACGCGAATGTTCGCATGACCGCTGAGTCCCAAGCTAGAAACGCCCCTGCGATGAGAGATCTTCTCAAGCAGGGAGTCGAGGTGAAGACTTTCCCTGCAGATGTGATGGCGGCGTGCAAAAAGGCTCTTGGCGAGGTGGTCGCCGAGGAGAGCGCCAAAAATCCCGATTTCAAGAAGGCGTGGGAGAGCTACTCTAGCTTTTTAGAGGAGCAGAAAGATTGGACAAAACTAGGGCTAGGCCGCTATTTGGAGACACGCTAGGACGATGGGGCGCTACCTCTTTGGTCCAATCCTCTCTAGGCGTTTTGGGCTCTCTTTGGGAATCGATCTCTCACCTGGCGCCAAACAGTGCAATTTTGACTGCCTCTACTGCGAGCTAGAGGGTAAAAAAGCGACCGATTCGATGGGAGAGGTGGCGAAGGTTGAGGAGATTTTAGAGGAGCTAAGAGAAGCGCTTCCTCGCTACAAACCCGATGTGATCACGGTCACGGCTAATGGCGAGCCGACCCTCTATCCCGCTCTTTTGCCTCTTATCCGAGGAATAAACGCTCTTCCTCATAGCGCCAAGACGCTCATTCTTAGCAATGGCTCAAGGTTTGGAGAGCCAGAGGTGCAAGAGGCGCTTTTGGAGTTTGACATGGTCAAATTTTCGCTGGATGCGGTGAGCGCTAGGGCGTTTAAGCGTGTGGATCGAGCCCATGACTCCCTCTCTATTTCGCAAATCATCCAAGGAATCAAGGGCTTTAGAAGTCGATATCGAGGTGATCTCATTGCTGAAGTGCTTTTTGTCAAAGGGGTGAATGATAGCCCAGAGGAGGCAAGAGCGATCGCTAGGGTACTAAAAGAGATCGCGCCTAGTCGTGTCGATCTAAGCACCATCGATCGTCCGCCCGCCTATAAAGTCGAGGGAGTCTCGCCTCAAAAGCTAGAGGAGCTAGCCAGTGCTTTTGAGGGGCTCAATCTCTTTATCGCCAAGCGTCAAAGCGAAGAGGGCTCATTGAGGCAAAGATTTTCCAAGGAGGAGATCCTCAACACCCTCAAAAAGCGTCCTTGGAGTCAAGAGGATGTGGAGAGGTTGCTAGAAGAGGAATCCAAACTCCTTTGGCAAGAGCTTCTAGATGAGGGGAAAATTGAGCGCCAAGAGGCGGGGGGTGTGATCTTTTTTAGGGCGCGCTAGCCTCGCTAAAGAGGCACTAGCTCTTGACAGATGAGGGGAATTTCAATATAATTCCAGCCTCTTAACAAATGAGCTTCATGTTCCGGATTAGCTCAGCGGTAGAGTAGGCGGCTGTTAACCGCTTGGTCGCAGGTTCGAATCCTGCATCCGGAGCCACTCTTCTTCACTTTATTTAATTCTTTTCAATCCGAAATCAACTTTAATCAAAATCTAAATAGCGATTCCCCCCCTCAACCCATTTTCCCGCTTTTATCTATTAAGCCCTCGTATCTCCAGAGGATGCTCCTCAAATGATTGGCTCCAAAAGGGGAGCAGGAGGGGTTTGGCGTCCCAAGGGAGGGCTTAGTCGTCCAAATAGTACTCGATGGTGGAAACCACCCTCACGCTTTTGATATAGGGGGTGTTTTTGTCTCGATTTCCGATGGTGAACTGCCCTTGGCTGGCGGATTTGATCTTGCCTAGGCGACTTTTGGAATCTTCGGCAAATTTTTGCGCCGAAGCGCGCGCACTAAGCGTTGCCTCTTCGATCATGGCGGGCTTAATTTCGTTGAGCTTAGTGTAGAGATATTCAATCTGATTCTCATACTCTCCCACGCGCAGGACAACCCCTTGTTTTCCTAAATCAGAGAGCTTGGCGGCGCTAGAGCGCACTAGATCGACTGAGGGGGTGTAGAGCGAGAGGGTTTGGGAGGCGACATAGCGGAAAGAGATCTTCTCGCCACCCCCATATTCGTGACTGAGTTTGTCGATAATGGAGGGGGCGCCTAGGCTCATCTCTTCAGCTCGGAAGCCCTCGCTGATCAAAAATGCCTCAATACGCGCCCTGTCGCGCTCTAGTTCGGTGTAGAGCGTGGCTAGGTCATTGCCAAGGCGGACATACTGAATAGGCCAAATAGCAATATCAGCTTTGACTTCACGCTCAGAGAGTCCCTTCACGCTCACGGTGCGCTCCATTCCCTTGAGGGTAAGGAGGCTGTTTCCTAGGGTGTAACCAAGCCCTAAAAGTCCAGCAAAAAGAAAGATTCCAATGATTATTGCACTGCTTTTGGTCATGCTAGCTCCTTTAAAAGTACTCTTTTTCTAGTGTAGC comes from Wolinella succinogenes DSM 1740 and encodes:
- a CDS encoding TRAP transporter substrate-binding protein — encoded protein: MKRREFIQKAALATAAIPAVASASSGKKIRLKMATSWPASMPILQSTADYFAKRVGEMSGGAMEIKIYHAGSLVPPLGVFDAVSAGQIDLYHSATYYWSGKNSAFSVFAGTPFGMVDNEMLAWMRFGGGLELWRELGAKYNVYPLLGGNTGIQMGGWFKKPVEKLADLKGLKMRIPGLGAQILSKLGVNTVMMAGGEIYLALERNVIDASEWVAPALDLSVGFHKVAKYYYTAWHEPASTAEFVFNTKSWAGLPPEYQAIIEVASQDANVRMTAESQARNAPAMRDLLKQGVEVKTFPADVMAACKKALGEVVAEESAKNPDFKKAWESYSSFLEEQKDWTKLGLGRYLETR
- a CDS encoding radical SAM protein; translated protein: MGRYLFGPILSRRFGLSLGIDLSPGAKQCNFDCLYCELEGKKATDSMGEVAKVEEILEELREALPRYKPDVITVTANGEPTLYPALLPLIRGINALPHSAKTLILSNGSRFGEPEVQEALLEFDMVKFSLDAVSARAFKRVDRAHDSLSISQIIQGIKGFRSRYRGDLIAEVLFVKGVNDSPEEARAIARVLKEIAPSRVDLSTIDRPPAYKVEGVSPQKLEELASAFEGLNLFIAKRQSEEGSLRQRFSKEEILNTLKKRPWSQEDVERLLEEESKLLWQELLDEGKIERQEAGGVIFFRAR
- a CDS encoding SIMPL domain-containing protein, whose product is MTKSSAIIIGIFLFAGLLGLGYTLGNSLLTLKGMERTVSVKGLSEREVKADIAIWPIQYVRLGNDLATLYTELERDRARIEAFLISEGFRAEEMSLGAPSIIDKLSHEYGGGEKISFRYVASQTLSLYTPSVDLVRSSAAKLSDLGKQGVVLRVGEYENQIEYLYTKLNEIKPAMIEEATLSARASAQKFAEDSKSRLGKIKSASQGQFTIGNRDKNTPYIKSVRVVSTIEYYLDD